The stretch of DNA CTCCTAATCCTAAAGATATGGAGGGCAAAAAGGAATGGTTAACTATCCAATACATAGATCATTTCACACTCTCTGGTGGTGGGACTTTGGATGGCCAAGGAAATGTACATGTTTATGGTGTTAAAGACACAAGTTTTAAAAGTAACAAGCTACCCAACGTAAGtccaaatataatttatttcttttatatatatatttttttcttttaagaatctaactaatttttttatatttttttttattttatagaatttGAGCTTGAATTTCTTAACAAATTCAGTAATCCGAGACATAACTACTCTAAACAGTAAATTGTTTCACGTTAATGTTCTTGGTGGCAAAAACTTAACGTTTGATCATTTCACTATTAAAGCCCCAGGAGATAGTCCCAACACGGATGGAATTCATATTGCAAAAATAATTGGGGTTACAGTTAAAGATTCTGTTATTGGAACTGGAGACGATTGCATATCAATGGGGGACGGGTTAGAAAACCTGAAAGTCACAGGTGTGACATGTGGGCCTGGTCATGGCATCAGTGTGGGTAGCCTTGGCAAAACTCCCGGTGAACAGCCGGTGAAGGGTATCTTTGTGTCAGACTCTAAATTTATTGGTACAGATAATGGTGTTAGAATTAAAACATGGCCTAATTCTCATCCTGGAATTATAACTGATATTCATTTTGAGAATATAGATATGAAAGATGTCAAAAACCCAATTGTGATTGATCAAGAATACTGCCCGAATAATGAATGCTCGAAGCAGGTATGTAACAACATGTGAAATTAAgcataattttcctaatatttcttTGATAGGATGATTTTATTAAACCATAGCTTGTTTTATCTTTATTTGTAGAAACCATCACTAGTAAAGATCAGCAAAGTGagctataaaaatataaaaggtaCCTCTGCGACAGAGACTGCAGTGTTCCTTACGTGCAGTAGTGGGGTGCCATGTGATGGAGTTGAAATTGGTGATATTAATTTGACATTCAAAGGAGGTGCTGCAAAAACTGTTTGTAAGAATGTGAAGCCTAAGCTAACTGGAAAGCAAGTTCCACCAGTGGTTTGCAAATGAGCAATTTTTTGAgagtttggatttttttttttaattatgaaaagcATAATCATAGTTAGTTGGATAGAAATAAACAATTATGTGTAGTTTGGAAATTTTTCAATTCAGAGAGTATTAATTACTGACAAAAATTggcaattttccattttattgggACAACAATATTAGCGTcactcaaattttatttatttgttatgaTATATGTTGGCTGAAGAATTATTGATTAGTAACAAATAATGTTGTAATAGTTGGTTAATTTATTGTGACAATTTCATGGTCACACAAAGggctatttattttttttaaatggtattaattcaaaaataataattagtgatggtctatttataatttttcggttgtgacaaaaattaataaccACTATTGTGATTAAATAAACACGTGAAGAGTTTTTAAAATCACAAATTTATTCAAAATtctaatgtttatatataaaaactttaatatggaaaacaaaattctAATGTTGACAAGTAAATCACACAAATTTACAATAAGTTACTCACAATATCTTGTTCGAAGGCAACACTTGGATTCATTTTGCTAAT from Ipomoea triloba cultivar NCNSP0323 chromosome 7, ASM357664v1 encodes:
- the LOC116025449 gene encoding polygalacturonase-like → MNTISYCAFTFLLFLLAHFGESANINVAAKADANVAPALLKAWKEACAATTPSTVVIPKGTYPMTQVLLAGPCKAPIELKIEATLKAPPNPKDMEGKKEWLTIQYIDHFTLSGGGTLDGQGNVHVYGVKDTSFKSNKLPNNLSLNFLTNSVIRDITTLNSKLFHVNVLGGKNLTFDHFTIKAPGDSPNTDGIHIAKIIGVTVKDSVIGTGDDCISMGDGLENLKVTGVTCGPGHGISVGSLGKTPGEQPVKGIFVSDSKFIGTDNGVRIKTWPNSHPGIITDIHFENIDMKDVKNPIVIDQEYCPNNECSKQKPSLVKISKVSYKNIKGTSATETAVFLTCSSGVPCDGVEIGDINLTFKGGAAKTVCKNVKPKLTGKQVPPVVCK